In Streptomyces sp. HUAS ZL42, the DNA window CGGTGGTGGCCCCAGCGCGCCGCCCCCTGGTCGCCGCGTTCCGCCTGCTGACAGCGGCGGCGGCTGCGGGAGCCGTGGCGGTAGACCTGACGCTCGGCTCCCCTCTCCGCGTCCTGAGCCACTTCTCGGTCCAGAGCGGCATCCTGCTGGCCGTGGTCCTCGCCCTCTCCGCCCGCCGCGCCTGGACGGCCCGCCGCCCCCTGCCGTCGGCCCTGACAGGCGCAACGCTGCTGTACGCCGTGATCACGATGCTCGGCCACCACCTGCTGCCGGCGACGCCCGCGTACTCGATCACGGGCACGTCAGCGGCGGGCTGGGAGTCACTGGCGGATCCGATCCTCCATACGGCCGCCCCCGTGGCGGCGATCCTGGACTGGCTGCTCCTGACCGCCCCCGACCACCTGCACCTGCGCCAGGCGGGCAAGTGGCTGCTCTACCCCGCGGCGTACCTGGCGTTC includes these proteins:
- a CDS encoding Pr6Pr family membrane protein, with the translated sequence MIAPIPRDIPDLPAVPGRPKRPPSRVPASAVVAPARRPLVAAFRLLTAAAAAGAVAVDLTLGSPLRVLSHFSVQSGILLAVVLALSARRAWTARRPLPSALTGATLLYAVITMLGHHLLPATPAYSITGTSAAGWESLADPILHTAAPVAAILDWLLLTAPDHLHLRQAGKWLLYPAAYLAFTLVRAELLLPGTPGRYLYPLLDVDRHGYQAVLTNALLLSLALYALALLLVALDHTRPNPVRPRPKTGFRLRPPVG